From a region of the Teredinibacter turnerae genome:
- a CDS encoding putative quinol monooxygenase has product MVSNTEKVVLRGFIDIPSSDLALVLRELAVHIALTRQEEGCLKFEVSEVEGEPCRYRVYEEFSNKSAFEFHQRRVAESTWGKVTRNVVRNYEISGV; this is encoded by the coding sequence ATGGTCTCAAATACTGAAAAAGTCGTTTTGAGAGGGTTTATCGATATTCCGTCTTCTGACCTGGCGCTGGTTTTACGAGAGCTGGCAGTACATATTGCGCTCACCAGGCAGGAGGAGGGCTGTTTAAAATTCGAAGTGTCCGAAGTCGAGGGTGAACCCTGCCGGTACAGGGTATACGAGGAATTTAGCAACAAATCAGCGTTTGAGTTTCATCAGCGGCGTGTAGCGGAGTCAACCTGGGGTAAAGTTACCAGGAACGTGGTGCGCAATTACGAAATTTCCGGCGTTTAG
- a CDS encoding beta/gamma crystallin-related protein, with product MLSKFLSNTGLAAALFFTAAAQAELTSPQKATLATSMASGAPLAILWENNDFTGRAVTVSDCLDINSLSKINNFNDRTTSIQLFNGAEITIYQHDNWQGSNRVITQNVNTLNNGPYYFNDEASSVKFNNCYQP from the coding sequence ATGTTATCAAAATTTCTTTCTAACACTGGACTCGCTGCAGCGCTATTTTTTACTGCTGCCGCGCAAGCAGAATTAACCAGCCCGCAAAAGGCTACGCTCGCCACATCAATGGCATCTGGCGCACCGCTCGCAATTCTGTGGGAAAACAACGATTTCACTGGGAGAGCAGTGACGGTAAGTGACTGCCTTGATATCAACTCGCTTAGCAAAATCAATAATTTCAACGACCGAACCACGTCCATCCAACTGTTTAATGGGGCGGAAATCACAATCTACCAACACGATAACTGGCAGGGGTCCAACCGTGTTATCACTCAAAACGTTAACACGTTGAACAATGGTCCCTACTACTTTAATGACGAAGCTTCGTCGGTAAAGTTTAACAACTGTTACCAGCCTTAG